CTGTCGGCGGTCTGGGGCAGGATGGGGCGGATGGACGACGCGACACCCTCCGCCGGCCCCCCGGGCCCGGACGCCGGCCTGCTCGACGAGTACGCGGACCGGGTGCTCTCCGTGGCAGAGCGCATCCCGCCGGGCCGCGTGATGACGTACGGGGATGTGGCGGAGTTCATAGACCGCGGCGGGCCGCGCCAGGTGGGCCGGGTGATGGCGCTCTACGGGAGCGCCGTGCCCTGGTGGCGCGTGGTGCGCGCCGACGGCCGGCCGCTGCCGGGCCACGAGCGCGAGGCCCTGGAGCACTACCGGGTGGAGGGCACGCCCCTGCGCGCCACCACCGCGGGTGACCAGCGCATCGACCTTCGCCGCGCCCGCTGGGACGGCAGCGGCGACGGTGTCGAGGGTCATATCTGACAGCTTCCGACACCGGGCACCAAACGGCCCGGGCCGCCGCCCGTACGGAGTACGGTTCGGCAACCGGCACCTCCCTTCCGTCCTCTGTCACCGGCGATACATGTGAGCACTCTGCCCGTCTCCTCCCCGGCCTACCGGCTCGTCCGCACCGCACCCGTGCGGCCGGTCCCCCCTGTGCCGGACGCAGCGCAGCGCGCGGTGGTTCATCACGGGGACGGACCGCTGCTCGTGCTCGCCGGGCCGGGGACGGGAAAGACGACGACTCTGGTGGAGGCCGTCACCGAGCGGATCAGGCGCGGGGCGGACCCCGAGCGGATCCTCGTGCTGACGTTCAGCCGCAAGGCGGCGGTGGAGCTGCGCGACCGGATGGCGGCCCGGCTGGACGGCGCGCAGGCGCCGCAGGCCAGCACCTTCCACTCGTACTGCTACGCGCTGGTGCGGGCGCACCAGGACGCCGAGATGTTCGTCGAGCCGCTGCGGCTGCTGTCGGGGCCGGAACAGGACGTCGTCGTACGGGAACTCCTCGCCGGGCACGACGCGGACGGCTCCCGCGCGCGGGTGTCCTGGCCGGCGGAGCTGCGGGCCTGCCTGACGACGCGCGGGTTCGCCGACGAGGTGCGGGCGGTGCTGGCGCGCAGCCGGGAGCTGGGCCTGGGGGCGGCGGCGCTGGACCGGTTCGCGGCGGCGGCGGGGCGGCCGGACTGGGCGGCGGCGGGGGAGTTCCTGGCGGAGTACCTGGACGTGCTCGACATGCAGGGGGTCCTCGACTACGCGGAGTTGGTGCACCGGGCGGTGCTGCTGGCCGAGTCGGAGCGGGTGGCGGCGGAGCTGGCGGGGCGGTACGACGCGGTGTTCGTCGACGAGTACCAGGACACGGACGCGGCGCAGGTGCGGCTGCTGCGGGCGCTGGCGGGCGGCGGCCGGACGCTGGTCGCCTTCGGTGACCCGGACCAGTCGATCTACGCGTTCCGGGGGGCGGACGTCGGGGGGATCCTGACGTTCCCGGAGGTCTTCCCGCGGCGGGACGGCGCGCCCGCGCCGGTCGCGGTGCTGGGCACGTCGCGGCGCTCGGCCGCCAAGCCGCTGGCGGCGACGCGGCTGCTCACGCGCCGCATGCCGCTGCCGCGGCTGCCGTCGGAGGCGGTACGGGCACACCGGGGACTGGCGCCGGTGCGCGACGGGGGGCGGGTGGAGGCGTACACGTACCCGACGGCGAGCGGCGAACTGGACAACGTCGCGGACATCCTGCGCCGGGCGCACCTCGAAGAGGGCGTGCCGTGGCGCGAGATGGCGGTCCTGGTCCGCGCGGGCGGCCGCACGATCCCGTCGGTCCGCCGCGCCCTGACCTCGGCGGGAGTCCCCCTCCACATAGCGGGCGACGACCTCCCCCTGCGCCACGAACCGGCGGTCCAGCCCCTGCTGACAGCCCTGAGGACAACGGCCGCGGCGGTACTGCCTCCGGCGGGCCGGGGGGGACGTACGGAGGAGGAGGGCGGCGAGACGACGCCCGGGGGTACGGCGGACGCGGCACCCGACGAGGGGGACCCCCCGGTGCGCGACGCCTGGATCCCCCCCGACGTCGCCATCGCCCTCCTCTCCTCCCCCCTCGGCGGCATGGACGCCGCCGACCTGCGCCGCCTCGGCCGCGCGCTCCGCGACGAGGAGCGGGCCGCGGGCCGCTCCGTACCGCGGCCCTCCGGCGTCCTCCTCGCCGAGGCCCTCGCGGAGCCCCGCCGCCTCGTCGTCCACGACCGCGCCTACGCCGGCAGCGCCCTCCGCCTCGGCCTCCTCCTGCGCAAGGCCCGCGACCTCCTCACCCGCGGCGGCACCGCGGAAGCCGCGCTCTGGGAACTGTGGGACGGCACCCCCTGGCCGGCGCGGCTCCAGCGCGCCGCCGCCCGCGGCGGTCCCGCCGGGCGCAACGCCGACCGCGACCTCGACGCCGTCTGCGCCCTCTTCGAGACCGCCGCCCGCGCCGAGGAGCGCACCGGAGGCCGCGGCGCACTCAACTTCCTCGAAGAGCTCGAAGCCCAGGACATCGCCGCCGACGTCCTCACCCGCCGCGCCGACGACTCCGCGGGCCCCGACGCCGTACGCCTCATGACCGCCCACCGCGCCAAGGGCCTGGAGTGGCGGCTCGTCGTCATCGCCCAGGTCCAGGAGGGGCTCTGGCCCGACCTGCGCCGCCGCGGCTCCCTGCTGGAGGCGGACCGCATCGGCCGCGACGGCCTCGCCGAGCCGCTGCCGCCCGGCGCGATCCTCGCCGAGGAGCGCCGGCTGTTCTACGTCGCCGCCACCCGCGCCCGCGAACGGCTCGTCGTCACCGCCGTGAAGGCGCCTGCCGAGGACGGCGACCAGCCGTCGCGGTTCCTCGCGGAGCTGGGCGTCGACCCCAAGGACGTCACCGGCCGCCCCCGCCGCCCGCTGTCCGTCGCCGCGATGGTCGCCGAGCTGCGCGCGACGACCGTCGACCCCGAGGCGTCCGACGCCCTGCGCGCCGCCGCCGCCGAGCGGCTGGCCCGGCTGGCGGCGCCGGCGGACGACGGCCGTCCGCTGGTGCCCGCCGCGCACCCGGACCGCTGGTGGGGCCTGGACGAGCCGACGGAGAACGCGGTGCCGCTGCGCGACCGCGACCTGCCCGTCGCGCTCTCCGGCAGCGCGGTGGGGCAGTTGGCGGACACCTGCGCGCTGCAGTGGTTCCTCGGCCGCGAGGTACGCGCCGACGCTCCGGCCTCCGCCGCGCAGGGCTTCGGCCTCGTCGTCCACGCCCTCGCCGACGAGGTCGCCTCCGGCCGTACCCCCGCCGACCTCGACGCGCTCATGGAGCGCCTCGACGGCGTGTGGGACGGCCTCGCCTTCGACGCCCCGTGGAAGTCCGCGCAGGAGAAGGGGAACGCGCGCGCCGCCCTGGAGCGCTTTCTGCGGTGGCACGTGCTGGAGCGGGGCCGCCGTCCGGTGGCCAGCGAGCGGGACTTCGACGTCACGCTGAAGGCCGGTACGTACGAGGTGCGGATCAAGGGCACCATGGACCGCGTCGAGGAGGACGCCGAAGGCCGCGCGTACGTCGTCGACTTCAAGACCGGCAAGTCGCGGCCGACCGGGCCCGAGGTCGCCGAGCACGCCCAACTCGCCGTGTACCAGGCCGCCGTCGCCGAGGGCGCGGCCGGCGCGGAGCGCACCGTGTCCGGCGGCGCCGAGCTGGTCCACCTGCGGATCGGGGCGCCCGTCCGGGAGGGCGGCGACGCGCTGCCGAAGGTGCAGCGGCAGCCGCCCCCAGAGGGCGACTGGGTGCCCCGGCTGCTGGCGACCGCCGCCGCCCGGGTGCTCGACGAGCGCTTCGGGCCGACGCCCGGCGACCACTGCGCGCAGTGCGCTTTCCGCAGCTCGTGCAGTGCCCGCCCGGAGGGCCGGCACGTCGTGGAGTGAGACCACGGTAGGAGACCCCGGTGTGACACCGCGGCCGTCTGTGTGGTCGTATGACCAATCGGTCAGGTGTAAGCAACAAGTAAGGATTGACTGTGCGTAAGAGCGTGGTGGCGGCGGCGCTGGTCTCGGCCCTGGGTGTGACGGTCCTCTCGGCGTGCGGCAGCGAGGACAGCGGTCTCGCGGGCAAGTCGCCCGAGGAGATCAAGGACGAGACGGTGGCGGCCATGCGCTCCGCCAAGTCCATGACCCTGGACTTCCAGCAGACGGGGGCGGCGGGGACGGCGATGAAACTGTCGGTGACCAAGGGCGGCGAGTGCACCGGCAGCGTCACCACGCAGGGTGCCACCGCGGAGATCCGCCGCGCCGGCGGTACGTCCTACATGAAGCCGGACACGAAGTTCTGGGAGCAGAACGCCGGCAGCCCGGAGCAGGCGCAGCTCATCGAGGCGACGGTGGGCGACCGCTGGGTGGAGATGGGCGCGGGCCAGGACGACTTCGCCTCCTTCTGCGACCTCGACACGATCCTCAAGGACATGGACGACGAGGACAAGGGTGACGGGGACAAGGGCGGCAGGAAGGACACCACCGAGAAGGGCGACGAGGGCGAGGTGCGCGGCACCCCGACCATCACGCTGATCGCCAAGGAGGACGGCGAGACCACGCGGGTCCACATCGCCACCGAGGGCGAGCCGTACATCCTCAAGATGGAGATGGAGGACGGGGACCAGCCGGGCACGGCGGAGTTCTCGGAGTTCAACGAGAAGGTCGACGTCACGGCGCCCGCCGACGCGGTGAACCTGAACGAGCTGGGCGGCTGAGCCCGTAGCGCATCCCGCGTCCCTCGCGCCCGCCGGCAGCCGCGGAACCCCGGTTGTCGGCGGGCGCCGCTACGCTCGCTGGAATGCCGGCCCGTATCACCCACCCCGATCAGCTCAAGGAGCTCCTCGGGATCCCCTTCACCGCCGAGCAGACGGCGTGCATCACCGCACCGCCCGCCCCGCAGGTCATCGTGGCGGGTGCGGGGTCCGGCAAGACGACGGTGATGGCGGCCCGGGTCGTGTGGCTGGTCGGTACGGGGCGGGTGGCACCGGAGCAGGTGCTGGGGCTGACGTTCACCAACAAGGCCGCGGCGGAGCTGGCGGAGCGGGTGCGCCGGGCGCTGGCGCAGGCGGGGGTCACGCCGGCGGGCGGTGCGGACGGGGCGTACGGCGAAGGCGCGTACGGCGACGGGGTGCCGGGCGACGGCGCCGCGGAGCCCGGCGAGCCGCGGATCTCCACGTACCACGCCTTCGCCGGCCAACTGCTCAAGGACCACGGCCTGCGCATCGGCCTCGAACCCGGTGCCCGCCTCCTCGCCGACGCCACCCGCTACCAGCTCGCCGCCCGCGTCCTGCGCACCGCCCCCGGCCCGTACCCCGCGCTGACGAAATCCCTCCCGACGCTCGTCAGCGAACTCCTCGCGCTCGACGCCGAGCTGGCGGAACACCTCGTGGATCCGGACGCGCTGGCGGACTTCGGCGCCGCGCAGCTCGCCGCTCTCGACCGGGTCCGGCTCACCAACGACGAGCTGCGCAAGGCCCCCAGGGCCGCGCAGGCCCGGCTGGAGCTGCTCGACCTCGTACGGGCCTACCGGCGCGAGAAGCGCCGCCGCGACCTCCTCGACTTCGGCGACCAGATCGCCCACTCCGCGCTGCTCGCCGAGGACCACCCGGCGGTCGGGCGGCTGCTGCGCGAGGAGTGCCGGGTCGTGCTGCTGGACGAGTACCAGGACACCTCCGTCGCCCAGCGGCGGCTGCTGGCCGGGCTGTTCGGCGGTGGTACGGGGCACGCGGTGACCGCCGTCGGCGACCCCTGCCAGGCGATCTACGGCTGGCGCGGCGCCTCCGTCGCCAACCTCGACGACTTCCCCGCCCACTTCCCGCACGCCGACGGCACCCCCGCGCGCCGCCAGGCGCTCGGGGAGAACCGCCGCAGCGGCGGGCGCCTGCTCGAACTCGCCAACGGCCTCGCCGCCCCCCTGCGCGCCCGCCACGTCGGCGTGGAGGCGCTGCGCCCCGCCCCGGGCGCGGAGCGGCACGGCACGGTGCGCTGCGCGCTGCTGCCGACGTACGGCGCGGAGCTGGAGTGGCTGGCGGACTCGGTGGCGCATCTGGTGCGTACGGGCACGGCCCCCGGCGACGTCGCCGTCCTGTGCCGCACCGCGGGCGACTTCGGCGACATCCAGGCGGCGCTGGTCGCCCGGGACGTCCCCGTGGAGGTCGTCGGGCTCGCCGGGCTGCTGGACCTGCCGGAGGTCGCGGACCTGGTGGCGATGTGCGAGGTGCTCCAGGACCCGACGGCCAACGCCGCGCTCGTCCGCCTGCTGACCGGCCCGCGGTGGCGCATCGGCCCCCGCGACCTGGCGCTGCTGGGGCGCCGCGCGCGGCTGCTGGTGACCACGGCGCGTACGGACGGCGAACAGGACCCCGACGAGCGGCTGGCGCAGGCCGTGGAGGGCGTCGACCCGGCGGAGGTGGCGTCGCTCGCCGACGCGCTGGACACGTTCCTGGAGGCCCGGCAGCCCGACGACGGGCTGCCGTTCGGCGCGGCGGCGCGGAAGCGGTTCGGCCGGCTGGCGGCGGAGCTGCGGGACCTGCGGCGGTCGCTGGCGGATCCGCTGATGGACGTGCTGCACCGGGTGCTCGGGGCGACGGGCCTGGAGATCGAGCTGTCCGCGTCGCCGCACGCGCTGGCGGCGCGGCGGCGCGAGACGCTGGCGCGCTTCCTCGACGTCGCCGCCGACTACGCCTCCTCCGCCGCCCTCGACGGCGAGGCGACGCTACTGGCGTTCCTGGGCTTCCTGCGGACCGCGGCGCAGTACGAGAAGGGGCTCGACAGCTCGCTGCCGGGCGACGGGCGGGACACGGTCAAGGTGCTCACGGCGCACAAGGCGAAGGGCCTGGAGTGGGACGTCGTGGTGGTGCCGGGGCTGGTGGAGAAGCACTTCCCGAGCCGGCAGCCGCGCGAGTCGTGGGTCACGCAGGGCAAGGTGCTGCCGCACGCGCTGCGGGGCGACGCGGAGACGCTGCCGGACGTGGCGGAGTGGACGGCGCGGGGGCTGAAGGACTTCAAGGCCGCGATGCGGGAGCACCAGGAGGTGGAGGAGCTGCGCCTCGGGTACGTCACCGTGACGCGCCCCCGGTCGCTGCTCCTGGGCTCCGGGCACTGGTGGGGTCCGACGCAGAAGGAGGCGCGGGGCCCGTCGGCGTTCCTGCACGCGCTGCGGGAGCACTGCGAGGGCGGCGGCGGCGAGGTCGAGGAGTGGGCCCCGGAGCCCCCGAAGGCGGCGGAGAACCCGGCCCTGGCGGAGCACGCCGCGGAGCGCGCGTGGCCGCTCCCGCTCGCCCCGGCGGCGACGGCCCGCCGCCGGGAGGCCGCGGCGGCGGTGGAGGCGGCACTGACCCGCCGGGCGACGGCGGACGGGCACGCTCCCGGCACCGGCCCCGACGGCGCCCGGGCCCACCCCCTCGGGCCCGCCGACGTGCGGGTGGTCGAGTCCTGGGACCGGGACCTCGACGCCCTCGAAGCGGAGCTGCTCGCCGCCCGCCGGCCCGTACGGGACGTCACCCTGCCCGCCTCCCTCACCGCCTCGCAGCTCCTCCGGCTCGCCGCCGACGCCGAGGCGTTCACGCAGGAACTGGCCCGGCCCATGCCCCGGCCGCCGATGCCCGCGGCGCGGCGCGGGACGCGGTTCCACGCCTGGGTCGAGTCGCGGTTCGAGGCGCTGCCGCTGCCCATGCTCGGCCCCGACGAGCTGCCCGGCGGCGAGGAGGACGCCCCGGAGATCGCCGACGAGCGCGATCTGGCCGCCCTCAAGGAGTCCTTCGAGCGGTCCCCGTACGCCCGGCGCACGCCGTACCGACTGGAGGCCCCCTTCCAGCTCAGCCTCGCCGGGCGCATGGTCCGCGGCCGTATCGACGCCGTCTACCGGGACCCCGGCGGCGGCTACGAGATCGTCGACTGGAAGACCGGCCGCAGCGGCAGCGCCGACCCCCTCCAGCTCGCCGTCTACCGGCTCGCCTGGGCCGAGCAGGAGCGGCTGCCGCTCGCCGACGTGACCGCCGCCTTCCTCTACGTACGCACCGGGGAGATCGTGCGTCCGGCCACACTCCCGGGAAGAGCGGAGCTTGAGGCCCTGCTGTCCGGCCGGACGGATTAGGCTCGGGGGCATGAGCACCACCCCCGGCAGCGTCGCCGACCCTTCGGCGTGCGTGCGGGACGAGCGCGCGGGGGCCGTGTGCGGCGCGGCGGAAGGGAAGCAGCAGTGACCACGGGCATCGAGCGGGCGGCCTCCCGGCCGGTCTCCTTCACGGCGGACAGCGGCGTCGACCGCGCCGCCCACCACCGCATCGACGAGGCGTGGCTGGCCGCGGCCTGGAGCCACCCGACGACCCGGGTCTTCGTGGTCTGCGAGGGCCAGGTGCTCATCGACGACACCCCCGACGGCGGCACGGCGCTGGTCACGACGCCCGCCTTCGAGGCCCCGCCGACCGAGCAGCACCGCTACTTCCTCGGCACCGACGCCCGCGGCGTGCGCTACTTCGCTCTGCAGAAGGACTCGCTGCCCGGCCGCATGGACGACACCGCGCGCCCCGCGGGGCTGCGCGAGGCGGGGCTGCTGCTGTCGGAGCAGGACGCCGGGCTGATGGTCCACGCCGTCGCGCTGGAGAACTGGCAGCGGCTGCACCGCTTCTGCTCGCGCTGCGGCGAGCGCACGGTCATCGCCGCCGCGGGCCACATCCGCCGCTGCCCGGCGTGCGGCGCGGAGCACTACCCCCGGACGGACCCCGCCGTGATCATGGCCGTGACGGACCCGGAGGACCGGATCCTGCTGGGCCGCCAGGTGCACTGGCCGGAGGGGCGCTTCTCGACGCTCGCGGGCTTCGTCGAGCCCGGCGAGTCGCTGGAGCACGCCGTGCGGCGGGAGGTCTTCGAGGAGGCGGGGGTGGTGGTCGGCGACGTGGAGTACGTGGCCAGCCAGCCGTGGCCGTTCCCCTCGAGCCTCATGGTGGGCTTTCTCGCGCGGGCGGCGGACGCCAAGGGCGCGGAGATCCGGGTGGACGGCGAGGAACTGCACGAGGCGCGCTGGTTCTCCCGCGACGAGTTGGGCGCGGCCTACGAGTCGGGCGAGGTGCTGCCGCCGTACGGCATCTCGATCGCGGGGCGGCTGATCGAGCTGTGGTACGGCTCGGACCTGCCGCGGCGGCCGGGCTGACGGCCGCCGCTGCGGGACCCGCGGGTGCTGCCGGGCGCCGGGCTCCCCGCCCGGCGCCGGCGGCCGCGGTCAGGCGCCGAGGGCGGCCTTGACCTGGGCCAGCGAAGGGTTCGGCATGGCGACGGACTCGCCGCCCTGCCGCGGCACCACGACGACGGTCGGCACGAGCTGATTGCCGTTGTTCACGCTCTCGACGTAGGCGGCGGAGTCCGGGTCCTGCTCGATGTTGACCTCCTCGAACGGGATGCCCTCGCGGTCCATCTGGCTCTTCAGCCGACGGCAGTAGCCGCACCAGGTGGTGCTGTACATCGTGACGGTGCCCGCCATGTCGCTGCGCTCCTTTGGGGGTCGGCCGGGTCGCGGCGTGATCTGTTCCGGAAGGTGAACGTACCTGGGGACGCCGCCATTCCCGTAGTCCCGGCCGCCGTCTGTGGATAACCGGGCCCTCAACAGGGGCCTGTGGACAACCGGCACACCGGTCCCTGCGGACCTGGCAGCATGGCGGGGTGACAGCAGCACCGCAGCCCCCGTCGTCCCCGCAGCCCTCCCTCTCCCCGGAGCCCACGGAGTTCCCCGCCGTCCCGGGCTCGGCGGACGCGGTGCTGGCGGGGCTCGACCCGGAGCAGCGCGAGGTGGCGACGGCGCTTCGCGGCCCGGTGTGCGTGCTGGCCGGCGCGGGCACGGGCAAGACCCGCGCGATCACCCACCGCATCGCGTACGGGGTGCGGGCTGGCGTGCTCCACCCGGCCAGCGTGCTGGCCGTCACGTTCACGAACCGGGCGGCCGGCGAGATGCGCGGCCGGCTGCGCCAGCTCGGCGCCCCGGGCGTGCAGGCGCGGACGTTCCACTCCGCCGCCCTGCGGCAGTTGCAGTACTTCTGGCCGCGCGCCGTCGGCGGCGAGCTGCCGCGGCTGCTGGAGCGCAAGGTCCAGTTGGTGGCGGAGGCCGCGGCGCGCACCCGCGTCCGCCTCGATCGCAACGAGCTGCGGGACGTCACCGGCGAGCTGGAGTGGGCGAAGGTCACCCAGACCGCCCCCGAGGACTACGCCGCGGCGCTCGCCAAGACCGGCCGCGACGCCCCGCGCGACCCGGCCGAGATCACCGGGATCTACCGGGGGTACGAGCAGTTGAAGCGCGACCGCGGCGTCATCGACTTCGAGGACGTGCTGCTGCTCACCGTGGGCGTGCTCCAGGACCGTCCGGACATCGCCGAGCAGGTGCACCGGCAGTACCAGCACTTTGTCGTCGACGAGTACCAGGACGTCAGCCCCCTCCAGCAGCGGCTCCTCGAACTGTGGCTCGGCGGCCGTGACAACCTGTGCGTCGTCGGCGACGCCAGCCAGACGATCTACTCCTTCACCGGCGCCACCCCCGACCACCTGCTGGACTTCCGCACCAGGCACCCGGACGCCACCGTCGTCAAGCTCGTCAGGGACTACCGCTCCACACCCCAGGTCGTCCACCTGGCCAACGGCGTGCTCTCCCAGTCCACGGGACGGGCCGCCGCCGCCCGGCTGGAGCTGGTCGCGCAGCGCGACGCGGGCCCGGAGCCGGCGTTCGCGGAGTACGCGGACGAGCCCGCCGAGGCCGAGGGCACCGCCCGGCACGTCCGCCGGCTCATCGACGCGGGCGTGGCGCCCAGCTCCATCGCCGTGCTCTACCGGATCAACGCCCAGTCGGAGGTCTACGAGCAGGCGCTCGCCGACCGCTCCGTGCCGTACCAGATGCGGGGCGCCGAGCGGTTCTTCGAGCGCCCCGAGGTGCGCGAGGCGGGGGTCAAGCTGCGCGGGGCGGCGGTGGCCGGCAAGAACGACGCGATGCTCGACGAGGCCGGCCGGGACGGCGACCTGGCGGCGCAGGTGCGGGCCGTGCTGGGGACGATGGGCTGGTCCCCGGAGGCGCCGGCCGGCTCGGGCGCGGCGCGGGACCGCTGGGAGTCGCTGGCCGCGCTGGTGCGGCTGGCCGAGGACTTCGCGCGGGCCCGGCCGGGAGCGGCGCTGGGGGATCTGGTCGAGGAACTGGCGGAGCGCGCGGCGGCGCAGCACGCGCCGACGGTCGAGGGTGTGACGCTCGCCTCACTGCACGCCGCGAAGGGCCTGGAGTGGGACGCGGTGTTCCTGGTGGGGCTCACCGAGGGCATGCTGCCGATCACGTACGCCAAGACGCCCGAGCAGATCGAGGAGGAGCGCCGGCTGCTCTACGTCGGCATCACCCGGGCCCGGGTACACCTGTCGCTGTCCTGGGCGCTGTCCCGCTCGCCGGGCGGGCGGGCCTCGCGGGGCCCGAGCCGCTTCCTCACCGGGCTGCGGCCGGGCTCGGGGCGCGGGGGCGCCGCCGGGACGGTGTCGCAGGGCGGCGTGGAGCGCGGCG
The Streptomyces sp. CNQ-509 DNA segment above includes these coding regions:
- a CDS encoding MGMT family protein gives rise to the protein MDDATPSAGPPGPDAGLLDEYADRVLSVAERIPPGRVMTYGDVAEFIDRGGPRQVGRVMALYGSAVPWWRVVRADGRPLPGHEREALEHYRVEGTPLRATTAGDQRIDLRRARWDGSGDGVEGHI
- a CDS encoding ATP-dependent DNA helicase, with protein sequence MSTLPVSSPAYRLVRTAPVRPVPPVPDAAQRAVVHHGDGPLLVLAGPGTGKTTTLVEAVTERIRRGADPERILVLTFSRKAAVELRDRMAARLDGAQAPQASTFHSYCYALVRAHQDAEMFVEPLRLLSGPEQDVVVRELLAGHDADGSRARVSWPAELRACLTTRGFADEVRAVLARSRELGLGAAALDRFAAAAGRPDWAAAGEFLAEYLDVLDMQGVLDYAELVHRAVLLAESERVAAELAGRYDAVFVDEYQDTDAAQVRLLRALAGGGRTLVAFGDPDQSIYAFRGADVGGILTFPEVFPRRDGAPAPVAVLGTSRRSAAKPLAATRLLTRRMPLPRLPSEAVRAHRGLAPVRDGGRVEAYTYPTASGELDNVADILRRAHLEEGVPWREMAVLVRAGGRTIPSVRRALTSAGVPLHIAGDDLPLRHEPAVQPLLTALRTTAAAVLPPAGRGGRTEEEGGETTPGGTADAAPDEGDPPVRDAWIPPDVAIALLSSPLGGMDAADLRRLGRALRDEERAAGRSVPRPSGVLLAEALAEPRRLVVHDRAYAGSALRLGLLLRKARDLLTRGGTAEAALWELWDGTPWPARLQRAAARGGPAGRNADRDLDAVCALFETAARAEERTGGRGALNFLEELEAQDIAADVLTRRADDSAGPDAVRLMTAHRAKGLEWRLVVIAQVQEGLWPDLRRRGSLLEADRIGRDGLAEPLPPGAILAEERRLFYVAATRARERLVVTAVKAPAEDGDQPSRFLAELGVDPKDVTGRPRRPLSVAAMVAELRATTVDPEASDALRAAAAERLARLAAPADDGRPLVPAAHPDRWWGLDEPTENAVPLRDRDLPVALSGSAVGQLADTCALQWFLGREVRADAPASAAQGFGLVVHALADEVASGRTPADLDALMERLDGVWDGLAFDAPWKSAQEKGNARAALERFLRWHVLERGRRPVASERDFDVTLKAGTYEVRIKGTMDRVEEDAEGRAYVVDFKTGKSRPTGPEVAEHAQLAVYQAAVAEGAAGAERTVSGGAELVHLRIGAPVREGGDALPKVQRQPPPEGDWVPRLLATAAARVLDERFGPTPGDHCAQCAFRSSCSARPEGRHVVE
- a CDS encoding ATP-dependent DNA helicase, which translates into the protein MPARITHPDQLKELLGIPFTAEQTACITAPPAPQVIVAGAGSGKTTVMAARVVWLVGTGRVAPEQVLGLTFTNKAAAELAERVRRALAQAGVTPAGGADGAYGEGAYGDGVPGDGAAEPGEPRISTYHAFAGQLLKDHGLRIGLEPGARLLADATRYQLAARVLRTAPGPYPALTKSLPTLVSELLALDAELAEHLVDPDALADFGAAQLAALDRVRLTNDELRKAPRAAQARLELLDLVRAYRREKRRRDLLDFGDQIAHSALLAEDHPAVGRLLREECRVVLLDEYQDTSVAQRRLLAGLFGGGTGHAVTAVGDPCQAIYGWRGASVANLDDFPAHFPHADGTPARRQALGENRRSGGRLLELANGLAAPLRARHVGVEALRPAPGAERHGTVRCALLPTYGAELEWLADSVAHLVRTGTAPGDVAVLCRTAGDFGDIQAALVARDVPVEVVGLAGLLDLPEVADLVAMCEVLQDPTANAALVRLLTGPRWRIGPRDLALLGRRARLLVTTARTDGEQDPDERLAQAVEGVDPAEVASLADALDTFLEARQPDDGLPFGAAARKRFGRLAAELRDLRRSLADPLMDVLHRVLGATGLEIELSASPHALAARRRETLARFLDVAADYASSAALDGEATLLAFLGFLRTAAQYEKGLDSSLPGDGRDTVKVLTAHKAKGLEWDVVVVPGLVEKHFPSRQPRESWVTQGKVLPHALRGDAETLPDVAEWTARGLKDFKAAMREHQEVEELRLGYVTVTRPRSLLLGSGHWWGPTQKEARGPSAFLHALREHCEGGGGEVEEWAPEPPKAAENPALAEHAAERAWPLPLAPAATARRREAAAAVEAALTRRATADGHAPGTGPDGARAHPLGPADVRVVESWDRDLDALEAELLAARRPVRDVTLPASLTASQLLRLAADAEAFTQELARPMPRPPMPAARRGTRFHAWVESRFEALPLPMLGPDELPGGEEDAPEIADERDLAALKESFERSPYARRTPYRLEAPFQLSLAGRMVRGRIDAVYRDPGGGYEIVDWKTGRSGSADPLQLAVYRLAWAEQERLPLADVTAAFLYVRTGEIVRPATLPGRAELEALLSGRTD
- the nudC gene encoding NAD(+) diphosphatase, translating into MTTGIERAASRPVSFTADSGVDRAAHHRIDEAWLAAAWSHPTTRVFVVCEGQVLIDDTPDGGTALVTTPAFEAPPTEQHRYFLGTDARGVRYFALQKDSLPGRMDDTARPAGLREAGLLLSEQDAGLMVHAVALENWQRLHRFCSRCGERTVIAAAGHIRRCPACGAEHYPRTDPAVIMAVTDPEDRILLGRQVHWPEGRFSTLAGFVEPGESLEHAVRREVFEEAGVVVGDVEYVASQPWPFPSSLMVGFLARAADAKGAEIRVDGEELHEARWFSRDELGAAYESGEVLPPYGISIAGRLIELWYGSDLPRRPG
- a CDS encoding mycoredoxin codes for the protein MAGTVTMYSTTWCGYCRRLKSQMDREGIPFEEVNIEQDPDSAAYVESVNNGNQLVPTVVVVPRQGGESVAMPNPSLAQVKAALGA
- a CDS encoding ATP-dependent DNA helicase UvrD2, producing MLAGLDPEQREVATALRGPVCVLAGAGTGKTRAITHRIAYGVRAGVLHPASVLAVTFTNRAAGEMRGRLRQLGAPGVQARTFHSAALRQLQYFWPRAVGGELPRLLERKVQLVAEAAARTRVRLDRNELRDVTGELEWAKVTQTAPEDYAAALAKTGRDAPRDPAEITGIYRGYEQLKRDRGVIDFEDVLLLTVGVLQDRPDIAEQVHRQYQHFVVDEYQDVSPLQQRLLELWLGGRDNLCVVGDASQTIYSFTGATPDHLLDFRTRHPDATVVKLVRDYRSTPQVVHLANGVLSQSTGRAAAARLELVAQRDAGPEPAFAEYADEPAEAEGTARHVRRLIDAGVAPSSIAVLYRINAQSEVYEQALADRSVPYQMRGAERFFERPEVREAGVKLRGAAVAGKNDAMLDEAGRDGDLAAQVRAVLGTMGWSPEAPAGSGAARDRWESLAALVRLAEDFARARPGAALGDLVEELAERAAAQHAPTVEGVTLASLHAAKGLEWDAVFLVGLTEGMLPITYAKTPEQIEEERRLLYVGITRARVHLSLSWALSRSPGGRASRGPSRFLTGLRPGSGRGGAAGTVSQGGVERGGAERGAAARRRRRGPVRCRVCGRTLTDAGEIKLMRCEDCPSDMDEGLYERLRDWRAVQAQRLGQPAYCVFTDKTLIAIAEAAPVNEQELSVISGVGKRKLDRYGTDVLDLCAGREPSGEPAEEP